One Dioscorea cayenensis subsp. rotundata cultivar TDr96_F1 chromosome 19, TDr96_F1_v2_PseudoChromosome.rev07_lg8_w22 25.fasta, whole genome shotgun sequence genomic window, TCATGGCGCTCGCCAGGTTCTCGatgatgaaagagatgaggtcttTATACTATGAGATGCGTAAAGGTGAGATCTTAATGAATGACCATACGTATAACACAATGATCAACGCTTGCTGCAAAGTGGGGGATTTGGATGGCGCGAAGGCTTATTTGTGTGATTTGTTGGATGGTGAATGGAGTCCGGATACGTTTACTTATACTTCGTTTGTGATGGGTTATTGTAGGGTCGGAGATTTGGATGGGGCTTGCCGTGTCTTCCTGTTGATGCCTTTCAGAGGTTGCACAAGGAATGAGGTTACCTACACTGTCTTGATTCATGGGCTCTGCGAGAATGGCCGAGTGAGGGAGGCTTCTTACTTGTTTTCTAGGATGGAGGATGATGGGTGTTTCCGAGATGTGCATACTTACACTGTGATGATTGGTAGTTTATGTAAGGAAAGTAGAATGCAACATGCCGAACAGATGGTGAATGATATGTCTGAGAAGGGATTGGTCCCCAATGTAGCTACCTACAATGCTTTGATTGATGGCTACTGCAAGGCAGGGAAGACTGATGTTGCTTTGGGTGTCATGGAGTTGATGGAGAAGAATGAGTGTAAGCCGAATGTGAGGACTTACACTGAGCTGATATCCGGGTATTGTAAGGAGAGGAAAGTGCACAAAGGGATGTCCTTGTTGAGCAAGATGGTTGAAGCTGGGCTGGCTCCAAACCTTGTTACTTACACAACATTGATTCAGGGGCAATGTGATGAAGGGCATGTTGATGATGCATCTCAATTGCTTGACTTGATGTATGGAGAGGGGATGGTTCCCAACCAATGGACTTGTTCAATTTTGATTGAGGCACTTTGTAAAGTTGGCAGGATTGAAGAAGCTTGTTTATTCTTTGACTCTCTTGTACAGAAAGGCATTGGTGTAAATCAGGTGGTTTATACAGCATTAATAGATGGATTGTGCAAGGCTGGAAAGATTGATATTGCCCATTCATTGCTAGATAAGATGATTTCTCAAGTTTGCCTTCCAGACTCTCACACCTATAGTGCTTTAATTGATGGACTGTGTAAAGATAAGAAATTGCAGGAAGCCACATTGTTATTGAATGATATGTTGGAGAAGGGAATTATATGTACTGTAGCCACTTATACAATTCTTATTGATGCCATGTTGAAGGAAGGGAGACTCTCACAGTGCAAAGCGGATATTGGCCTCTATGATTTCTTCCGGGTGCAAACCTGATGTTTATGTCTATACTGTTTTCATTCGTGCTTACTGTAGTGAAGGAAGGATGGAAGAGGCTGAACAGATGATGGCAAAGATGAGAGAAGATGGAGTTCCTggtaattcatttatttataacacATTACTAGATGGGTATCTTAGGATGGGATTGAAAGACCATGCTTTTCTCACTCTCAAAAACATGATTGATTTTGCGTGTGAACCTGATTATGTAACATTTATCCATATTGCTCAAACTTCTTCTAGAGAAGAAGCAAGTAGGCCATGCCCTTAAAACCACAGATATGTGGAATATATTGGAGATGGACTCTGTATTGGAGCTTATCGAAGAGATGATTAGGAATAAATGCAACCCTTCCATCAACACTTACAATATCCTCATGGCAGGATTTCTGTAGAGTGGGTCAGTTAAAAGAAGCTAAATTATTGCTTTCACATATGCAAGAAAGTGGCAAATACTCCTAATGAAGTTACATACACATCTCTTATTGATTGTTGCTGTAAATTAAAACAGTATGAAGTTGGATTTGCCTTTTTAAACTCCATGTCTGAAGGTGGTTATCCACCCCGTTTAGAATCATATCAACTTCTTATCTCTGGGTTTTGTGATGTCGGAAATTTTGAAAAGGCAAAATCAGTCTTCTGTAACTCACTTACGAGGGGATTTAATAATGACGAAATTGTGTGGAAAATTTTTTACAGTAGCCTTCTTAGAAAGAGACATGTTGATGTATGCTCAGAGTTGCTGTCTATCATGGAGGAAAGAAATTGTCATCCAAGTCCTGTGACATATGATAAGTTGGTAAAGGAGATTAATGTAATGCAAATGAAGGAATAATCTGGCCTCCTTTTTTGATCTCCTTCAACTCTGACCTACTTTCACACTGATCCCTGTTTCTTGGGCATATCTGTTTCTCAGATTCATAAAGCTGATGGAATGGGATATGATTTTACAgggaattttctttttgtagtgcATGGCACTTGTGtgtcatttgtttatcttatCTGATCCAATGACTGGCCCACGAAATCAGAGACAACAATTATTGGAAATTCCGCGGAGTCCTAACAATGAGGTTAATACATCAACACTTACTCCCATTTTTTATATTCTCTGTTATGATAATTGAATACTAATTGCTTTCTATATTTAGGCGCTCTGCTGATGGATGGACTCACAATATGCAATCTGAGATGATACTTTGTGTTCACTTTATAGAACAGGATAATATCAAAAACATTTTTGACCAGAGAGGTAAGCCATATCCCCTGGACCTTATTGGTGTTCAAAATCTGTTGAAGTTAACCTCATACACTGCAGTAGTCTCTGTCTTATGCATGAATTCTGGGCAACCTATGTTCTCGTCTATATGACTGTTCATTTACTAACAGCTGTGACTGAATATGTACCTGCAAATCATCAAATTTCATTTTGGAATTTATCTTGCATTTTACTCTACATCTCTAGACATTATTTTCTTAAAGATATTATTAAAATCATCAGTGACACTAAATTTTAGATATATGAAATCCTTAAATGGGTTGAATGTGGGACAGTTTTTTTCTAGATATCTTGCTGCTTGATTTCTGAAAGTTAAAGGACCATGGTTTGGGAACAAGTTTGACATCAAATGCAGCTGTTTCTTTTGCTACAGCTTGACTGCAAACTCTAATTTGAGGGGGGCTGGCAGCAGGTAATAAACTCTAGTTGCTTGGTAAATTTTGGCTTTtgtctgttttttttcttatatatatatcatcatttgtTTATTCTACGAGTAAGGTGAGTCTGTCACTTTATGCTCTTTATGCTCACTAAAAAACACATTTTCCTAGTTTATTATCGGTTCTTAAGTATATCTCTAATTTTGGCTCCGAAAACTTGATTGTGAATCTATGAATATATCATTGACTATGAAGTTCATGCACATATTTACTACAATTTTAAACAAGACTGTTGATCCTGGATCCGTCTTTGAGCAGCTTATGGTAGGGGCATCACATCATAAACACTTGAAATATGGACAAAGACTACCAATTAGTTACTAATATTTAATTAGGTAATCCTGGTTTTACTTGCTGAAAACAATGGGAACGGAAAGATTACAACTTTGATAGTTTGAAGGACTAATGAAGTCTCAAATATGGTCAACATTACAGAGAAATATCACCATATAAACTAGAAAAGAACTGCAATTAAGCATATGGACAAGAGAATAGCGGAAACCAGACATAATACAATAAGAAGGTAAATGTTACAGAGAAATATCTCCATATAAACTACAATTCAACACTTTCCGCCTTTATTTTTAGCAAGGACGAAGATAACTGATGATTTCTAAATTCAACTGGAATTCTTCTTTGCAGATTAAACAGTGAAGAAATAAATGCTGGAGATGCCCGGCATTGCATTCTCtgctttttttttcccctttcctCCAATTATCAACTGCAGGAGATGGCATTAGCAAAACCTTCTCCGGTAAACACACGCCATATCACTTACTGTTTCAAAGTATCACCGTTGTAATGTACTAATTGCTGGTTTTTTTAATAGAGCAAGCTCACAAGGTGCACCCACAGAAGATGTAGAAGAAACAGAGCATAGCCACCAAAGCCAGCGACTCAAACAGCACAACAAAGGCCCGGACAACGCTGTCAACCACTGAGAAGTTAAACAGTTGACTCATCCTCAACATCCCCCAGGTTCAAGTCTGGCCACCGGAAGTAAGACTGCAATGTGCTCCTGCTCAGTCTGAACCACTCGTAGTCTGACCATCTCCACCCTGCCATTACTCCCACGGGCAATGCTACCAAGTACCAAATCAATACTAGCATTTAATCAAGTGTTTTTAgtacttttaatttaataatgctCCTCATCCTGCTTTATTCCTTCTAGCCTTCTAGGGATGTCCATTGTCTTGAAGAAGTCTTCTTCTGAGTGCTTGTCACTGTAGTTGAGAGGACTGGAGACTTCAGATCACTGCTGTTTGAGATGACGTCAGCCCTAGTTCATGTGTACATATGCTTTGCTCTGGACGGTTGGATTTTCTCCCACGTCAGAGTCGATCTTGGGATTGATGGATATGAACGGTCTAGATTGTCCCTTTCATTGGCATACAAGCTGAATTCTCACGCTGCCGCGGCTCTTTGCCTTGGCACTTTCGATCctgttcttgaaaaaaaaatcgattttttaaaacattttgtgaGGAGATTTTTGTGAAGGCGAGAGTTGAGGACGAGAGGAAGATGGAGGATGCGAAGGCGGCGGTGAACGGCGTGGAATATGATGTTGAGAGTGATGATGACGAGCCGCGTGAGATTGTTAATGTCAAGGTTGATGATGGTGACGAGGATGAGGAGGAGCAAGATGGGAGTGGAGATGACGAGGGtgaggaggaagaagatggAAGTGACGAcgatgaggatgaagaagataGTGACGACGATGACGATGAGGAGGCAGCTTCTGACGAGGTAGGTAGGCATTGTGACTTTtgcattctatatatatatatatatgtatatatttcttatctttttctACTTGAGGGCTTgcatttattggttttttttaaaattattttttgatcaTTTTGAATGGTTTCATTTGAGCTTGTTCATTTCCCCTAGTagattatatagttttatactttttatattgtaatttatttcaaaaagttGCTAGTTATTTGCTGATTTTTATTTACTTCCTTTGTTTTGGTGTTGTTCTCTTGATGATCAAAAGaaataacttcttttttttttttcaaattacatCATACTGTAGCTTAAAGTTTGTAACGAGAGtttgattaatttgtttaaattatgtacTTTTGTTAATATTACTATTCTTGCATCTATCAAATAACCTCTACATTTTCTCTTAtaagaattttagaatttattttgttatcttgTGGTTAGTTGTTCATTAAGAGCTTCTCAAGCTTCTGCCTTTTCACTTATTACATTGGAAAAAATTTCTATTTCTTATGTCCCCAactcttatatttattttgcttaCTCCATTTTACTGCTATTGTTATTAGCAGATAAAGGTCAAATCTTATATCTGTTATTCCTGTTTGTTTTTGGTGATGCAAGCTCCCTCAGGGTTCATTTTGCCGAGTCATGTAGAATGGAATTGTCTCCATCCGACAAACCTGGTATTCAATTCAAGGCAACCCAGTCGTGTTACACGAATCATACTATTGTTGGGATTGTATTTTATCTACTATAAACCTGTCCTAAAGTATGTAACCTTGATTAATatcttgcaaaaaaaaaaaaaacctaaatcaaaataaagttTATTGGTATATGTGGCCACTGTGCTTGCGTTTGGATTGAAATTCTAATGTGATGGCAAGTGTTCGCACTTTCGTTTTCGATGCCATTGAATCATTTTGTGTATGGTATTTTGCTGTATGTTGTCAGGAGGATCTCGGAACTGAATATCTAATTCAACCAGTTGGCCGagctgaagatgaagaagatgcaaGTGACTTTGAGCCAAACAATGAGAGTGATGTGGATGAAGacattgatgatgaagaagaagaagaagaagctaatgatgatgatgctggcAGAGTTGAAGCCTCTTCCAAACGCAGAAGGCCGAGCACCGATGGTGCAGTTAGGAACggtgaggatgatgatgatgagaggCCTTCGAAACGGTAGGTCATTTGGCATCAACTGGGCTTACTTATGTGAACCCCATGGCCTGAAAAAAAACTGACATCTAATGAAATCCCACCAGATTGTTGAAAGAATTTTATTAGACTATGGATTGCAAAGTCCTTAGTTTGATGTTCTTCAGAAGTTTAATTTGGTAGTTAATTTCTTCCCGGAATTGTTGATTGTGTTTTCCATTCCTCTGTTGTGTGCCAGGCTTTcctggtttttggtttttagttttgatGTTTTCCTTAACCTTCCACTTGTATGGTTTTTCTTGTGGATGAAATGCTTCTGGTCTGAATGTCTGATATTGATAATCCGAAATTTATAATATTCTATTAATAATTTGTGCAGATCTAGCTGGTCATAATAgtaaatttattgttaataatttataatataaatatgagCCTTTAATTTGATCACATTGAAGTTTTTAATTGGGGTAACTAGTGTTTTGTTTGGATGGTAAGGTACTGTTTTTAGATGAACACATGTTTGGAAACATGGTTTGAAGGGAATTTTTATCCGGTAGATTCATTTCATGGTAACTACCATGGAACCAAGACATGACATATTTTTAGCCATGGGTTTataaatttcattgttttttattatataatttagggATATATTGGTAATTATCTTAAAAGATCTATACcttttactttaaaaattattaaatcgaGGCAATCTAACAGATGTGGTTGAGCCATATTTCGCTTCTATAGTAACTATTACGAAACCGGTTCCGTGGGATCATCCCTCGTTTGAAGGAAGTTTGGTTTAAAGGGGATAAGATGAAGGATTGAATATTATGATAACATTTGGGTGTTTTGATAGTTTTATTGGACAAAAAAATgttatcataatttttaatattatcatttgtATCCTTTATGATGAGTGAGCAAGGTTGATAAGAGATCATTTGAGGTCTTCTTTTAGACTCCATTTGCATTAGTATTTGTGGTAATAATCTTATATTGttactgaaaattaaaaaagatgttaaattgtattttgtattgttgAATCTGATTATTTCTCCAAATGATATGTTTGAGATTGATAACAAAGTTTCTAGTTTATCTTGTTTTTGTGGAAACATATCACCCGTATtcataattgatattttatcttttgtttttttgttttttgtttt contains:
- the LOC120283749 gene encoding uncharacterized protein LOC120283749, which gives rise to MRRSADGWTHNMQSEMILCVHFIEQDNIKNIFDQRVKGPWFGNKFDIKCSCFFCYSLTANSNLRGAGSRLNSEEINAGDARHCILCFFFPLSSNYQLQEMALAKPSPSKLTRCTHRRCRRNRA
- the LOC120283747 gene encoding acidic leucine-rich nuclear phosphoprotein 32 family member B-like isoform X1, coding for MEDAKAAVNGVEYDVESDDDEPREIVNVKVDDGDEDEEEQDGSGDDEGEEEEDGSDDDEDEEDSDDDDDEEAASDEEDLGTEYLIQPVGRAEDEEDASDFEPNNESDVDEDIDDEEEEEEANDDDAGRVEASSKRRRPSTDGAVRNGEDDDDERPSKR
- the LOC120283747 gene encoding phosphopantothenoylcysteine decarboxylase subunit VHS3-like isoform X2, translating into MEDAKAAVNGVEYDVESDDDEPREIVNVKVDDGDEDEEEQDGSGDDEGEEEEDGSDDDEDEEDSDDDDDEEAASDEVDKGQILYLLFLFVFGDASSLRVHFAESCRMELSPSDKPGIQFKATQSCYTNHTIVGIVFYLL
- the LOC120283746 gene encoding LOW QUALITY PROTEIN: pentatricopeptide repeat-containing protein At5g65560-like (The sequence of the model RefSeq protein was modified relative to this genomic sequence to represent the inferred CDS: deleted 1 base in 1 codon), which codes for MLKLTARIKQRHQPPFPLLLPLALSTAPLAETITLNPQILDSNITSDLVSILSLPNWHRNPSLRRLSPSFTPSLFSDLLQSSNLHPFTALDFFDWLARRPGFRHSVQSHSALLSLLLRSKYQAPLERITTSMIKSCTSVRDLTSILDFFKARPEFSIRCFNLMLMALARFSMMKEMRSLYYEMRKGEILMNDHTYNTMINACCKVGDLDGAKAYLCDLLDGEWSPDTFTYTSFVMGYCRVGDLDGACRVFLLMPFRGCTRNEVTYTVLIHGLCENGRVREASYLFSRMEDDGCFRDVHTYTVMIGSLCKESRMQHAEQMVNDMSEKGLVPNVATYNALIDGYCKAGKTDVALGVMELMEKNECKPNVRTYTELISGYCKERKVHKGMSLLSKMVEAGLAPNLVTYTTLIQGQCDEGHVDDASQLLDLMYGEGMVPNQWTCSILIEALCKVGRIEEACLFFDSLVQKGIGVNQVVYTALIDGLCKAGKIDIAHSLLDKMISQVCLPDSHTYSALIDGLCKDKKLQEATLLLNDMLEKGIICTVATYTILIDAMLKEGDSHSAKRILASMISSGCKPDVYVYTVFIRAYCSEGRMEEAEQMMAKMREDGVPGNSFIYNTLLDGYLRMGLKDHAFLTLKNMIDFACEPDYVTFIHIAQTSSREEASRPCP